From Azospirillum sp. TSA2s, a single genomic window includes:
- a CDS encoding AraC family transcriptional regulator, translating to MSKAMRIHQGSFGRVALLDMDNALIHHAHPHCHVLIKASGADTRFAVGEQLYPLRDDTAVLVNSWEAHSYAHQPGAPRTVILALYIEPRWLGAMQRELNASGNPGFFAQSCGELTPYIRRLADRMAAELLYDDPSGERMEEALFDLMIAIIDRFSEWRTLGGTRYAAPAAGDFRIRQAIRFMRGTLGEEFDAGRVAAAAGLSRAHMFRLFQQTMAITPALYFNVLRMEASIDAMAAGLESATEVSGRLGFSAPSHFSRFFRNHQGVTPTEYRRVVNLVDRAGEGPPEAGHA from the coding sequence ATGTCGAAAGCGATGCGCATCCATCAGGGAAGCTTTGGCCGCGTCGCCTTGTTGGACATGGACAATGCGCTGATCCATCACGCGCATCCCCATTGCCATGTGCTGATCAAGGCGTCCGGTGCCGACACCCGTTTCGCGGTGGGGGAACAGCTCTATCCGCTGCGCGACGACACTGCGGTTCTGGTCAACAGCTGGGAGGCCCATTCCTATGCCCACCAGCCGGGCGCTCCGCGCACGGTCATCCTGGCGCTGTACATCGAACCGCGCTGGCTTGGCGCCATGCAGAGGGAACTCAACGCCAGCGGCAATCCCGGCTTCTTCGCGCAGTCCTGCGGCGAGCTGACGCCGTACATCCGCCGGCTGGCCGACCGTATGGCAGCGGAACTGCTGTATGACGATCCGTCGGGCGAGCGGATGGAGGAGGCGCTGTTCGACCTGATGATCGCCATCATCGACCGTTTCTCCGAATGGCGGACGCTGGGCGGCACGCGCTATGCCGCCCCGGCTGCCGGCGACTTCCGCATCCGTCAGGCCATTCGTTTCATGCGGGGAACCCTGGGCGAGGAATTCGACGCCGGCCGCGTCGCTGCCGCAGCCGGTCTGTCGCGTGCCCACATGTTCCGACTGTTCCAGCAGACGATGGCGATCACCCCGGCGCTCTATTTCAACGTGCTGCGGATGGAAGCGTCCATCGACGCCATGGCCGCCGGGCTGGAGAGCGCCACCGAGGTGTCCGGCCGGCTCGGCTTTTCGGCGCCCAGCCATTTCAGCCGCTTCTTCCGCAACCACCAGGGCGTGACGCCCACCGAATACCGCCGCGTCGTCAATCTGGTGGACCGGGCAGGCGAGGGGCCGCCTGAGGCCGGACATGCATGA
- a CDS encoding transposase: MAPGGDVVRGAGRSGLRQKKGPIEQLYTAPPTGCVVVCLDEMGPQASKSYPGRRLVRPAGLKAERAKQEIDYGRRDVAGYVFGAFRPATGDALTATYEGRTTANWIDFLGRVEAWIDPAVERVYAVLDNLNCHSGPDVLLFNLAHPRWEFVFQPKYAAYLNLIEPWWKVLRSLALKGRRFDAWAEIEAAVERATAYWNVHKHPFVWGRRRRHRAPSRLGVAALPNV, from the coding sequence GTGGCGCCAGGAGGAGACGTGGTTCGGGGCGCGGGTCGATCCGGACTTCGCCAAAAAAAGGGGCCGATTGAGCAGCTCTACACCGCCCCGCCAACGGGCTGCGTAGTCGTCTGTCTCGACGAGATGGGGCCGCAGGCGAGCAAGAGCTATCCGGGTCGCCGGCTCGTCCGGCCCGCCGGCCTGAAGGCCGAGCGCGCCAAGCAGGAGATCGACTACGGCCGGCGGGACGTGGCCGGGTACGTGTTCGGCGCCTTCCGCCCGGCCACAGGAGACGCCCTCACGGCAACCTATGAGGGCCGGACCACCGCGAATTGGATCGACTTCCTGGGCCGGGTCGAGGCTTGGATCGACCCGGCAGTAGAGCGGGTTTACGCCGTGCTCGACAACCTGAACTGTCACTCCGGCCCGGACGTGCTGCTGTTCAACCTCGCCCACCCGCGCTGGGAGTTCGTCTTCCAGCCCAAGTACGCCGCCTACCTGAACCTCATCGAGCCCTGGTGGAAAGTGCTGCGCTCACTGGCGCTGAAAGGGCGCCGGTTCGATGCCTGGGCCGAGATCGAGGCCGCGGTGGAACGGGCCACCGCCTACTGGAACGTGCACAAGCACCCCTTCGTCTGGGGCCGACGCAGGCGCCATCGCGCGCCGAGCCGACTGGGTGTCGCCGCGCTCCCGAATGTCTAA
- a CDS encoding helix-turn-helix domain-containing protein: MAIRVQDLSDEELEKLRTMARSRTLGAGLVRRAQIVLHSVEGLTAPAISERMDLCGETVRHWLKRFKARGFDGLEEDVRSGRPPTYTAAERSAVIDTALTPPAELGLPFASWTLDRLVAHLSEKGIRMKRSRIAEIFVQEGLKWRQEETWFGARVDPDFAKKRGRLSSSTPPRQRAA; encoded by the coding sequence ATGGCCATCCGCGTGCAGGACTTGAGCGACGAGGAGTTGGAGAAGTTGAGGACGATGGCACGCTCACGCACGTTGGGCGCCGGTCTCGTCCGGCGGGCGCAGATCGTCCTGCATTCGGTCGAGGGCCTGACCGCGCCGGCCATCTCAGAGCGCATGGACCTGTGCGGCGAGACCGTCCGCCACTGGCTCAAGCGCTTCAAGGCCCGCGGTTTCGACGGTCTGGAGGAAGACGTGCGGTCGGGGCGCCCGCCCACCTATACCGCGGCCGAGCGCAGCGCTGTGATCGACACCGCCCTGACCCCGCCCGCCGAGCTGGGCCTGCCCTTCGCCTCGTGGACGCTGGACCGCTTGGTGGCCCACCTGTCGGAGAAAGGGATCAGAATGAAGCGCAGCCGCATCGCCGAGATCTTCGTCCAGGAGGGGTTGAAGTGGCGCCAGGAGGAGACGTGGTTCGGGGCGCGGGTCGATCCGGACTTCGCCAAAAAAAGGGGCCGATTGAGCAGCTCTACACCGCCCCGCCAACGGGCTGCGTAG
- a CDS encoding IS110 family transposase, translating to MFVGIDVSKDALDVHLLPGNASWRVDNTEQGWKQLMAWLERHGEPAQITIALEASGGFEKGCARKFAEAGYTVSILDPVRVRRFAEAAGQFAKTDAIDARVIARFAQTFTTTPAVFDQATERLAETVRWRRQLIEQKTALDNQLRGLTSTSLRRATRGLLTRLETLIERISDEIAKQIQANPAWTAVTKPIHSIKGVGPVTVATLLAELPELGRLDRRKIAALVGVCPYTRQSGKSDAKRMIRGGRLGLRNALYMAALTAMRYDPTLKAFSERLRAAGKPGKVAVVAVIHKMLTILNARVRDALAAIPTNT from the coding sequence ATATTTGTCGGCATTGATGTAAGCAAAGACGCTCTCGATGTCCATCTCCTGCCCGGCAACGCTTCCTGGCGCGTGGACAACACCGAGCAGGGCTGGAAACAACTGATGGCGTGGCTGGAACGCCACGGCGAGCCGGCCCAGATCACCATCGCCCTGGAGGCCAGCGGTGGCTTCGAGAAGGGCTGCGCCCGCAAGTTCGCCGAGGCGGGCTATACCGTCTCCATCCTCGATCCAGTACGCGTGCGCCGCTTCGCCGAGGCCGCCGGTCAGTTCGCCAAGACCGACGCCATCGACGCCCGCGTCATCGCCCGCTTCGCCCAGACCTTCACCACCACCCCGGCGGTCTTCGACCAAGCCACCGAGCGGCTGGCTGAGACTGTGCGCTGGCGCCGCCAGCTGATCGAGCAGAAGACCGCGCTGGACAATCAACTGCGTGGCTTGACCAGCACCTCCCTGCGCCGTGCCACGCGCGGCCTGCTGACCCGGCTCGAAACGCTGATCGAGCGGATCAGCGACGAGATCGCCAAGCAGATCCAGGCCAATCCGGCCTGGACCGCCGTGACCAAGCCGATCCACTCGATCAAGGGAGTCGGCCCGGTCACGGTCGCCACCCTGCTGGCCGAGTTGCCTGAACTGGGCAGGCTCGACCGGCGAAAGATCGCCGCATTGGTTGGGGTGTGCCCTTACACCCGCCAAAGCGGCAAGAGCGACGCCAAGCGCATGATCCGCGGTGGGCGCCTTGGACTGCGCAACGCACTCTACATGGCCGCACTAACCGCCATGCGATATGATCCAACCCTCAAAGCCTTCTCCGAGCGCCTCAGAGCCGCCGGAAAGCCGGGAAAGGTCGCCGTCGTCGCTGTCATCCACAAAATGCTGACAATTCTCAACGCTCGGGTCCGTGACGCACTGGCAGCCATTCCCACCAACACATGA
- a CDS encoding IS5 family transposase, translating into MGPTVADLVAGLIDRIEDRTAGPGRPPMSTVEVIETLRFFLREGVQWRELRAADGRASGSTLRRRLDKWDTTALLRRVHAVLVRMARSGPDAAAWDVVVDSCSVRAKHGGELTGPNPTDRGKPGTKYHVVVSTDGLPLAVMPSAANVHDTMLFPDLLRLAQVVCAAIAKLYADAGYDSADNRWLCLRDGVQPHIRKIGEPHGSGLGKVRCVVEHGCAWLLANKRLDRRQDRLGRIVLSLLTAAAIFIIANRLSAF; encoded by the coding sequence ATGGGACCGACAGTTGCGGACTTGGTTGCAGGGCTCATCGACCGGATCGAGGATCGGACTGCCGGCCCCGGGCGTCCGCCAATGTCCACCGTGGAGGTCATCGAAACCCTCCGCTTCTTCCTGCGTGAGGGCGTCCAGTGGCGCGAACTTCGGGCGGCGGACGGGCGCGCCTCAGGCTCAACCCTGCGCCGCCGCTTGGACAAATGGGACACGACAGCGTTGCTCCGCCGTGTCCATGCCGTCCTCGTCCGTATGGCGCGCTCCGGTCCCGATGCCGCCGCTTGGGACGTCGTGGTCGACAGTTGTTCGGTACGTGCAAAGCACGGTGGTGAGTTGACCGGCCCGAATCCCACCGACCGCGGCAAGCCCGGCACCAAGTATCACGTGGTGGTCTCCACTGACGGCCTGCCACTGGCGGTCATGCCGTCTGCCGCCAATGTCCATGACACCATGCTCTTCCCCGACTTGCTGCGCCTGGCCCAGGTGGTCTGCGCCGCCATTGCCAAGCTCTACGCCGACGCAGGCTACGACAGTGCCGATAACCGTTGGCTCTGCTTACGTGACGGGGTTCAACCGCACATCCGCAAGATCGGCGAGCCCCACGGCTCGGGGCTGGGAAAGGTCCGATGCGTTGTCGAGCACGGCTGCGCTTGGCTACTCGCGAACAAACGCCTGGATCGACGGCAGGATAGGCTC